From one Gossypium hirsutum isolate 1008001.06 chromosome D08, Gossypium_hirsutum_v2.1, whole genome shotgun sequence genomic stretch:
- the LOC107909084 gene encoding uncharacterized protein isoform X4, giving the protein MKSVHFTWGLADILQSSNVGNCKNQCKPPGTAPLPEGIIENTSNLEMRPLWGFPEKENTSTSLFAVAVGIKQKDLVDKMVKMFLSSDFVVMLFHYDGIVDEWKHFEWCDKVIHVSARNQTKWWFAKRFLHPDIVSEYSYIFLWDEDLGVEHFHPKVYVSIIEHEGLEISQPALDRSKSEVHHQITARESKSIVHRTAFKPGANGRHCDAHSKGPPCTGWIEMMAPVFSRAAWRCVWYMIQNDLIHAWGIDMQVGYCAQGDRTKNIGIVDAEYVVHHNRPTLGGMGAKNRSTAGGRRLDKGDRIKGIVVNDAYILRHYVKAKKKKKPRRPQDPRVEVRRQSYVELYFFRQRWEKAVKNDKCWVDPYH; this is encoded by the exons ATGAAATCAGTAcatttt ACATGGGGATTAGCTGATATTTTGCAGAGCTCAAATGTTGGTAATTGCAAG AACCAGTGCAAGCCTCCCGGAACTGCGCCATTACCTGAAGGTATCATTGAAAATACATCGAACTTAGAGATGCGACCTTTATGGGGCTTCCCAGAG AAGGAAAATACTTCTACCAGCTTATTTGCAGTTGCTGTTGGAATAAAGCAAAAAGATCTAGTAGACAAAATGGTCAAGATG TTTCTATCTAGTGATTTTGTAGTTATGCTTTTCCATTATGATGGTATTGTTGATGAATGGAAGCATTTTGAATGGTGTGATAAAGTCATACATGTTTCTGCACGCAATCAAACTAAATG GTGGTTTGCAAAGCGTTTCTTACACCCTGATATTGTTTCGGAATATAGTTACATTTTTCTCTGGGATGAGGACCTTGGAGTTGAACATTTTCACCCGAAAGT ATATGTGTCAATTATTGAGCATGAAGGGCTTGAGATATCGCAGCCTGCACTTGATCGTTCTAAATCAGAGGTACACCATCAAATTACTGCACGTGAAAGCAAATCAATAGTGCACAG GACAGCTTTCAAACCAGGTGCTAATGGGAGGCATTGTGATGCCCATAGTAAAGGACCTCCATGCACGGG GTGGATCGAAATGATGGCCCCCGTTTTCTCGAGAGCTGCCTGGCGTTGTGTATGGTACATGATTCAG AATGATTTGATCCATGCCTGGGGTATAGATATGCAAGTTGGTTATTGTGCACAG GGTGATCGAACCAAAAATATTGGTATTGTCGATGCTGAGTATGTAGTCCACCACAATCGTCCTACTCTAGGGGGCATGGGTGCGAAAAATCGCTCTACTGCTGGAGGTCGACGGCTGGACAAG GGTGATCGAATCAAAGGTATTGTTGTGAATGATGCATACATACTGCGCCACTATGttaaagcaaagaaaaaaaag AAACCTCGTCGTCCACAAGATCCTAGAGTGGAA GTAAGGAGGCAGTCCTACGTCGAGTTGTACTTTTTCAGACAACGATGGGAGAAAGCTGTGAAGAACGATAAGTGCTGGGTCGATCCATATCACTAG
- the LOC107909084 gene encoding uncharacterized protein isoform X3, protein MKSVHFIPLIAERKGWGSCLCSIVPATALLSIVYLLGFSNVETENRETWGLADILQSSNVGNCKNQCKPPGTAPLPEGIIENTSNLEMRPLWGFPEKENTSTSLFAVAVGIKQKDLVDKMVKMFLSSDFVVMLFHYDGIVDEWKHFEWCDKVIHVSARNQTKWWFAKRFLHPDIVSEYSYIFLWDEDLGVEHFHPKVYVSIIEHEGLEISQPALDRSKSEVHHQITARESKSIVHRTAFKPGANGRHCDAHSKGPPCTGWIEMMAPVFSRAAWRCVWYMIQNDLIHAWGIDMQVGYCAQGDRTKNIGIVDAEYVVHHNRPTLGGMGAKNRSTAGGRRLDKGDRIKGIVVNDAYILRHYVKAKKKKKPRRPQDPRVEVRRQSYVELYFFRQRWEKAVKNDKCWVDPYH, encoded by the exons ATGAAATCAGTAcatttt ATACCTCTGATTGCTGAACGGAAAGGTTGGGGTTCATGTCTTTGTAGCATTGTTCCAGCCACTGCTTTGCTTTCTATAGTTTACCTTCTAGGGTTTTCAAATGTAGAAACAGAAAATAGAGAG ACATGGGGATTAGCTGATATTTTGCAGAGCTCAAATGTTGGTAATTGCAAG AACCAGTGCAAGCCTCCCGGAACTGCGCCATTACCTGAAGGTATCATTGAAAATACATCGAACTTAGAGATGCGACCTTTATGGGGCTTCCCAGAG AAGGAAAATACTTCTACCAGCTTATTTGCAGTTGCTGTTGGAATAAAGCAAAAAGATCTAGTAGACAAAATGGTCAAGATG TTTCTATCTAGTGATTTTGTAGTTATGCTTTTCCATTATGATGGTATTGTTGATGAATGGAAGCATTTTGAATGGTGTGATAAAGTCATACATGTTTCTGCACGCAATCAAACTAAATG GTGGTTTGCAAAGCGTTTCTTACACCCTGATATTGTTTCGGAATATAGTTACATTTTTCTCTGGGATGAGGACCTTGGAGTTGAACATTTTCACCCGAAAGT ATATGTGTCAATTATTGAGCATGAAGGGCTTGAGATATCGCAGCCTGCACTTGATCGTTCTAAATCAGAGGTACACCATCAAATTACTGCACGTGAAAGCAAATCAATAGTGCACAG GACAGCTTTCAAACCAGGTGCTAATGGGAGGCATTGTGATGCCCATAGTAAAGGACCTCCATGCACGGG GTGGATCGAAATGATGGCCCCCGTTTTCTCGAGAGCTGCCTGGCGTTGTGTATGGTACATGATTCAG AATGATTTGATCCATGCCTGGGGTATAGATATGCAAGTTGGTTATTGTGCACAG GGTGATCGAACCAAAAATATTGGTATTGTCGATGCTGAGTATGTAGTCCACCACAATCGTCCTACTCTAGGGGGCATGGGTGCGAAAAATCGCTCTACTGCTGGAGGTCGACGGCTGGACAAG GGTGATCGAATCAAAGGTATTGTTGTGAATGATGCATACATACTGCGCCACTATGttaaagcaaagaaaaaaaag AAACCTCGTCGTCCACAAGATCCTAGAGTGGAA GTAAGGAGGCAGTCCTACGTCGAGTTGTACTTTTTCAGACAACGATGGGAGAAAGCTGTGAAGAACGATAAGTGCTGGGTCGATCCATATCACTAG
- the LOC107909084 gene encoding uncharacterized protein isoform X2 produces the protein MLSPKFETTSPLENAMCLPLLLILIPLIAERKGWGSCLCSIVPATALLSIVYLLGFSNVETENRETWGLADILQSSNVGNCKNQCKPPGTAPLPEGIIENTSNLEMRPLWGFPEKENTSTSLFAVAVGIKQKDLVDKMVKMFLSSDFVVMLFHYDGIVDEWKHFEWCDKVIHVSARNQTKCYIFLWDEDLGVEHFHPKVYVSIIEHEGLEISQPALDRSKSEVHHQITARESKSIVHRTAFKPGANGRHCDAHSKGPPCTGWIEMMAPVFSRAAWRCVWYMIQNDLIHAWGIDMQVGYCAQGDRTKNIGIVDAEYVVHHNRPTLGGMGAKNRSTAGGRRLDKGDRIKGIVVNDAYILRHYVKAKKKKKPRRPQDPRVEVRRQSYVELYFFRQRWEKAVKNDKCWVDPYH, from the exons ATGTTATCTCCAAAGTTTGAAACTACATCTCCCCTTGAGAATGCAATGTGCCTACCATTGCTCCTAATACTT ATACCTCTGATTGCTGAACGGAAAGGTTGGGGTTCATGTCTTTGTAGCATTGTTCCAGCCACTGCTTTGCTTTCTATAGTTTACCTTCTAGGGTTTTCAAATGTAGAAACAGAAAATAGAGAG ACATGGGGATTAGCTGATATTTTGCAGAGCTCAAATGTTGGTAATTGCAAG AACCAGTGCAAGCCTCCCGGAACTGCGCCATTACCTGAAGGTATCATTGAAAATACATCGAACTTAGAGATGCGACCTTTATGGGGCTTCCCAGAG AAGGAAAATACTTCTACCAGCTTATTTGCAGTTGCTGTTGGAATAAAGCAAAAAGATCTAGTAGACAAAATGGTCAAGATG TTTCTATCTAGTGATTTTGTAGTTATGCTTTTCCATTATGATGGTATTGTTGATGAATGGAAGCATTTTGAATGGTGTGATAAAGTCATACATGTTTCTGCACGCAATCAAACTAAATG TTACATTTTTCTCTGGGATGAGGACCTTGGAGTTGAACATTTTCACCCGAAAGT ATATGTGTCAATTATTGAGCATGAAGGGCTTGAGATATCGCAGCCTGCACTTGATCGTTCTAAATCAGAGGTACACCATCAAATTACTGCACGTGAAAGCAAATCAATAGTGCACAG GACAGCTTTCAAACCAGGTGCTAATGGGAGGCATTGTGATGCCCATAGTAAAGGACCTCCATGCACGGG GTGGATCGAAATGATGGCCCCCGTTTTCTCGAGAGCTGCCTGGCGTTGTGTATGGTACATGATTCAG AATGATTTGATCCATGCCTGGGGTATAGATATGCAAGTTGGTTATTGTGCACAG GGTGATCGAACCAAAAATATTGGTATTGTCGATGCTGAGTATGTAGTCCACCACAATCGTCCTACTCTAGGGGGCATGGGTGCGAAAAATCGCTCTACTGCTGGAGGTCGACGGCTGGACAAG GGTGATCGAATCAAAGGTATTGTTGTGAATGATGCATACATACTGCGCCACTATGttaaagcaaagaaaaaaaag AAACCTCGTCGTCCACAAGATCCTAGAGTGGAA GTAAGGAGGCAGTCCTACGTCGAGTTGTACTTTTTCAGACAACGATGGGAGAAAGCTGTGAAGAACGATAAGTGCTGGGTCGATCCATATCACTAG
- the LOC107909084 gene encoding uncharacterized protein isoform X1, translated as MLSPKFETTSPLENAMCLPLLLILIPLIAERKGWGSCLCSIVPATALLSIVYLLGFSNVETENRETWGLADILQSSNVGNCKNQCKPPGTAPLPEGIIENTSNLEMRPLWGFPEKENTSTSLFAVAVGIKQKDLVDKMVKMFLSSDFVVMLFHYDGIVDEWKHFEWCDKVIHVSARNQTKWWFAKRFLHPDIVSEYSYIFLWDEDLGVEHFHPKVYVSIIEHEGLEISQPALDRSKSEVHHQITARESKSIVHRTAFKPGANGRHCDAHSKGPPCTGWIEMMAPVFSRAAWRCVWYMIQNDLIHAWGIDMQVGYCAQGDRTKNIGIVDAEYVVHHNRPTLGGMGAKNRSTAGGRRLDKGDRIKGIVVNDAYILRHYVKAKKKKKPRRPQDPRVEVRRQSYVELYFFRQRWEKAVKNDKCWVDPYH; from the exons ATGTTATCTCCAAAGTTTGAAACTACATCTCCCCTTGAGAATGCAATGTGCCTACCATTGCTCCTAATACTT ATACCTCTGATTGCTGAACGGAAAGGTTGGGGTTCATGTCTTTGTAGCATTGTTCCAGCCACTGCTTTGCTTTCTATAGTTTACCTTCTAGGGTTTTCAAATGTAGAAACAGAAAATAGAGAG ACATGGGGATTAGCTGATATTTTGCAGAGCTCAAATGTTGGTAATTGCAAG AACCAGTGCAAGCCTCCCGGAACTGCGCCATTACCTGAAGGTATCATTGAAAATACATCGAACTTAGAGATGCGACCTTTATGGGGCTTCCCAGAG AAGGAAAATACTTCTACCAGCTTATTTGCAGTTGCTGTTGGAATAAAGCAAAAAGATCTAGTAGACAAAATGGTCAAGATG TTTCTATCTAGTGATTTTGTAGTTATGCTTTTCCATTATGATGGTATTGTTGATGAATGGAAGCATTTTGAATGGTGTGATAAAGTCATACATGTTTCTGCACGCAATCAAACTAAATG GTGGTTTGCAAAGCGTTTCTTACACCCTGATATTGTTTCGGAATATAGTTACATTTTTCTCTGGGATGAGGACCTTGGAGTTGAACATTTTCACCCGAAAGT ATATGTGTCAATTATTGAGCATGAAGGGCTTGAGATATCGCAGCCTGCACTTGATCGTTCTAAATCAGAGGTACACCATCAAATTACTGCACGTGAAAGCAAATCAATAGTGCACAG GACAGCTTTCAAACCAGGTGCTAATGGGAGGCATTGTGATGCCCATAGTAAAGGACCTCCATGCACGGG GTGGATCGAAATGATGGCCCCCGTTTTCTCGAGAGCTGCCTGGCGTTGTGTATGGTACATGATTCAG AATGATTTGATCCATGCCTGGGGTATAGATATGCAAGTTGGTTATTGTGCACAG GGTGATCGAACCAAAAATATTGGTATTGTCGATGCTGAGTATGTAGTCCACCACAATCGTCCTACTCTAGGGGGCATGGGTGCGAAAAATCGCTCTACTGCTGGAGGTCGACGGCTGGACAAG GGTGATCGAATCAAAGGTATTGTTGTGAATGATGCATACATACTGCGCCACTATGttaaagcaaagaaaaaaaag AAACCTCGTCGTCCACAAGATCCTAGAGTGGAA GTAAGGAGGCAGTCCTACGTCGAGTTGTACTTTTTCAGACAACGATGGGAGAAAGCTGTGAAGAACGATAAGTGCTGGGTCGATCCATATCACTAG
- the LOC107909085 gene encoding protein SIEVE ELEMENT OCCLUSION B isoform X2, which translates to MAATAASSLSYGIGGTQILWVPQGLLEQIVSTHSSYQTHHVDLQHLVNLISCIFQNATVSSSKMSCCVASSVDETTMQMLRRLKDYSWNAKVVLAMAAFACSVGESSMLVKHRNTDPIAMYVETLKGHRYTTTDFTVLEHIGLFKAMIDVANTNLAFLAPSISRIPKEVHSIKDAIACFPTAAYKILRIVLQITSILSKKKDHFESTIQELNVLANEVSHINNILQEKLTLCLRDAEKYTYEDITIRITKISISEFIDKIMQYVRTQGFENLRNKHLLFLISDLDISIDEIKALNWLYQRNDQMYEIVWLPIIDLSMSYDVKLFWELKQLMKWSVAVEPTRVEADVVEFVKKEWHFIRQAIAVSMTSAGEVVCQNALPMLWTWGNTAFPFSDKTEEILWNSIDERHGWKLELVLDDFIVPELRSWIENRTTFVCLFGGGDISWIQEFTEKVKYAAYAAGVTLKLVYVGKNKAKLGLSKTDLSRDINVIESEFRWRFWTKLESILHAKIRRGKTTTAYKTDVVIHEALKVVGHGGKGESWAVFSMGPDPMVTTDGETGLTIMSNYLNWRQDTTGLRFLEGVKHYKEVISRDVHGCIKVHLPVLGRVPGIMVCPDCSKVMDMFYTYRCCDE; encoded by the exons ATGGCAGCAACAGCAGCATCCAGCCTTAGCTACGGCATTGGTGGTACTCAGATTTTATGGGTACCACAGGGACTGTTAGAGCAAATTGTGAGCACTCACTCTTCTTATCAAACCCACCATGTTGATCTTCAACATCTTGTTAACCTCATTTCCTGCATTTTCCAAAACGCTACCGTTTCTTCCTCAAAg ATGTCATGCTGTGTGGCAAGCAGTGTGGACGAAACAACAATGCAAATGCTCCGAAGGCTGAAAGACTATTCATGGAACGCCAAAGTGGTGTTGGCGATGGCCGCTTTCGCATGCAGTGTTGGTGAGTCGTCAATGCTTGTCAAGCATCGTAACACCGACCCTATTGCCATGTACGTTGAAACCCTCAAAGGCCACCGTTATACCACCACGGATTTCACCGTGCTCGAACACATCGGGCTTTTCAAGGCCATGATCGATGTCGCCAACACCAACTTGGCCTTTCTGGCCCCTTCCATTTCTCGCATTCCCAAAGAGGTCCACTCCATCAAAGATGCCATTGCTTGTTTCCCCACAGCTGCATACAAGATCCTTCGGATTGTTTTGCAAATCACAAGCATTTTAAGCAAAAAGAA gGACCATTTTGAATCCACAATCCAAGAATTAAATGTCTTGGCAAATGAAGTTAGCCATATAAATAACATCCTTCAAGAGAAGTTAACCCTTTGCCTAAGGGATGCTG AAAAATACACATATGAAGATATAACCATACGTATTACTAAAATCAGCATCTCAGAATTCATCGACAAAATCATGCAATACGTGAGGACTCAG GGCTTTGAAAATCTAAGAAACAAGCATCTTTTGTTCCTCATATCGGATCTCGACATCTCTATCGATGAGATCAAGGCTCTCAATTGGTTGTACCAAAGAAACGACCAAATGTATGAGATCGTTTGGCTCCCGATCATCGACTTGTCGATGTCGTACGATGTGAAACTATTTTGGGAGCTTAAACAGTTGATGAAATGGAGTGTGGCAGTGGAGCCAACAAGGGTCGAGGCCGACGTCGTCGAGTTTGTGAAGAAAGAGTGGCATTTCATAAGGCAGGCGATCGCAGTGTCGATGACTTCGGCCGGGGAAGTGGTGTGCCAAAATGCTCTCCCCATGCTGTGGACTTGGGGGAACACGGCTTTCCCATTTAGTGATAAAACCGAGGAGATTCTATGGAACTCTATCGATGAACGACATGGTTGGAAGCTTGAGTTGGTACTTGATGACTTCATTGTCCCCGAATTACGTTCATGG ATAGAGAATCGAACAACATTCGTTTGCTTATTCGGCGGAGGTGACATTTCATGGATTCAAGAATTCACCGAGAAAGTCAAATACGCCGCCTACGCCGCCGGCGTTACCTTAAAACTAGTTTACGTCGGAAAAAACAAAGCCAAATTAGGCTTATCAAAAACCGACCTCAGCCGTGACATCAACGTCATCGAATCGGAGTTCCGGTGGCGGTTCTGGACAAAACTAGAAAGCATATTACACGCCAAAATCCGACGCGGCAAAACAACCACCGCTTATAAAACTGATGTAGTGATCCATGAAGCTTTGAAAGTGGTTGGCCATGGCGGAAAAGGCGAATCGTGGGCCGTTTTCTCGATGGGACCCGACCCGATGGTAACAACCGACGGCGAAACGGGTTTAACCATCATGTCGAATTACCTGAATTGGAGACAAGACACTACTGGACTACGGTTCTTAGAAGGTGTGAAGCATTACAAAGAGGTGATATCGAGGGATGTTCATGGCTGTATCAAGGTTCATTTGCCAGTTCTGGGTCGGGTTCCGGGTATTATGGTTTGCCCCGATTGCTCTAAAGTGATGGATATGTTTTATACGTATCGCTGTTGTGATGAGTGA
- the LOC107909085 gene encoding protein SIEVE ELEMENT OCCLUSION B isoform X1, producing MAATAASSLSYGIGGTQILWVPQGLLEQIVSTHSSYQTHHVDLQHLVNLISCIFQNATVSSSKGVEQYAPLTDMINKLETVDGMRQALENIRNLSCEMSCCVASSVDETTMQMLRRLKDYSWNAKVVLAMAAFACSVGESSMLVKHRNTDPIAMYVETLKGHRYTTTDFTVLEHIGLFKAMIDVANTNLAFLAPSISRIPKEVHSIKDAIACFPTAAYKILRIVLQITSILSKKKDHFESTIQELNVLANEVSHINNILQEKLTLCLRDAEKYTYEDITIRITKISISEFIDKIMQYVRTQGFENLRNKHLLFLISDLDISIDEIKALNWLYQRNDQMYEIVWLPIIDLSMSYDVKLFWELKQLMKWSVAVEPTRVEADVVEFVKKEWHFIRQAIAVSMTSAGEVVCQNALPMLWTWGNTAFPFSDKTEEILWNSIDERHGWKLELVLDDFIVPELRSWIENRTTFVCLFGGGDISWIQEFTEKVKYAAYAAGVTLKLVYVGKNKAKLGLSKTDLSRDINVIESEFRWRFWTKLESILHAKIRRGKTTTAYKTDVVIHEALKVVGHGGKGESWAVFSMGPDPMVTTDGETGLTIMSNYLNWRQDTTGLRFLEGVKHYKEVISRDVHGCIKVHLPVLGRVPGIMVCPDCSKVMDMFYTYRCCDE from the exons ATGGCAGCAACAGCAGCATCCAGCCTTAGCTACGGCATTGGTGGTACTCAGATTTTATGGGTACCACAGGGACTGTTAGAGCAAATTGTGAGCACTCACTCTTCTTATCAAACCCACCATGTTGATCTTCAACATCTTGTTAACCTCATTTCCTGCATTTTCCAAAACGCTACCGTTTCTTCCTCAAAg GGTGTTGAACAATATGCACCATTAACCGATATGATCAATAAATTGGAAACTGTGGACGGTATGCGTCAAGCTTTGGAAAATATTCGAAATCTCTCTTGTGAG ATGTCATGCTGTGTGGCAAGCAGTGTGGACGAAACAACAATGCAAATGCTCCGAAGGCTGAAAGACTATTCATGGAACGCCAAAGTGGTGTTGGCGATGGCCGCTTTCGCATGCAGTGTTGGTGAGTCGTCAATGCTTGTCAAGCATCGTAACACCGACCCTATTGCCATGTACGTTGAAACCCTCAAAGGCCACCGTTATACCACCACGGATTTCACCGTGCTCGAACACATCGGGCTTTTCAAGGCCATGATCGATGTCGCCAACACCAACTTGGCCTTTCTGGCCCCTTCCATTTCTCGCATTCCCAAAGAGGTCCACTCCATCAAAGATGCCATTGCTTGTTTCCCCACAGCTGCATACAAGATCCTTCGGATTGTTTTGCAAATCACAAGCATTTTAAGCAAAAAGAA gGACCATTTTGAATCCACAATCCAAGAATTAAATGTCTTGGCAAATGAAGTTAGCCATATAAATAACATCCTTCAAGAGAAGTTAACCCTTTGCCTAAGGGATGCTG AAAAATACACATATGAAGATATAACCATACGTATTACTAAAATCAGCATCTCAGAATTCATCGACAAAATCATGCAATACGTGAGGACTCAG GGCTTTGAAAATCTAAGAAACAAGCATCTTTTGTTCCTCATATCGGATCTCGACATCTCTATCGATGAGATCAAGGCTCTCAATTGGTTGTACCAAAGAAACGACCAAATGTATGAGATCGTTTGGCTCCCGATCATCGACTTGTCGATGTCGTACGATGTGAAACTATTTTGGGAGCTTAAACAGTTGATGAAATGGAGTGTGGCAGTGGAGCCAACAAGGGTCGAGGCCGACGTCGTCGAGTTTGTGAAGAAAGAGTGGCATTTCATAAGGCAGGCGATCGCAGTGTCGATGACTTCGGCCGGGGAAGTGGTGTGCCAAAATGCTCTCCCCATGCTGTGGACTTGGGGGAACACGGCTTTCCCATTTAGTGATAAAACCGAGGAGATTCTATGGAACTCTATCGATGAACGACATGGTTGGAAGCTTGAGTTGGTACTTGATGACTTCATTGTCCCCGAATTACGTTCATGG ATAGAGAATCGAACAACATTCGTTTGCTTATTCGGCGGAGGTGACATTTCATGGATTCAAGAATTCACCGAGAAAGTCAAATACGCCGCCTACGCCGCCGGCGTTACCTTAAAACTAGTTTACGTCGGAAAAAACAAAGCCAAATTAGGCTTATCAAAAACCGACCTCAGCCGTGACATCAACGTCATCGAATCGGAGTTCCGGTGGCGGTTCTGGACAAAACTAGAAAGCATATTACACGCCAAAATCCGACGCGGCAAAACAACCACCGCTTATAAAACTGATGTAGTGATCCATGAAGCTTTGAAAGTGGTTGGCCATGGCGGAAAAGGCGAATCGTGGGCCGTTTTCTCGATGGGACCCGACCCGATGGTAACAACCGACGGCGAAACGGGTTTAACCATCATGTCGAATTACCTGAATTGGAGACAAGACACTACTGGACTACGGTTCTTAGAAGGTGTGAAGCATTACAAAGAGGTGATATCGAGGGATGTTCATGGCTGTATCAAGGTTCATTTGCCAGTTCTGGGTCGGGTTCCGGGTATTATGGTTTGCCCCGATTGCTCTAAAGTGATGGATATGTTTTATACGTATCGCTGTTGTGATGAGTGA
- the LOC107909087 gene encoding zinc finger CCCH domain-containing protein ZFN-like isoform X3: MVCLDNSHESRAIAAARMKGEFPERVGQPECQYYLKTGTCKFGATCKFHHPREQAGIAGRVSLNILGYPFRPNETECAYYLRTGQCKFGSTCKFHHPQPTNMMISLRGSPIYPTVASPTTPGQQSYPGGITNWSRASFIPSPRWQGPSSYAPLILPQGMVSVPGWNAYSASVSSSENLQQTNGNNQIYGTSNQNESVTGGSQASFSQFRSGSVPIGFYALPRENVFPERPGQPECQFYMKTGDCKFGAVCRFHHPRERVPPAPDCLLSPIGLPLRPGEPLCDFYSRYGICKFGPSCKFNHPMGIFTYNYSISSPSGAPVHHLLGSSSGTSGLNLSSEGLVESGSTKLRLISLSENRQLSSSDDNIDTEG, from the exons TACTACCTGAAAACAGGAACTTGCAAATTTGGAGCTACATGCAAGTTTCATCATCCTAGAGAACAAGCAGGGATAGCTGGGAGAGTTTCCTTAAATATTTTGGGCTATCCTTTTCGCCCG AATGAGACTGAGTGTGCATATTATCTAAGAACCGGACAATGCAAGTTTGGGAGCACTTGTAAATTCCATCATCCTCAGCCAACTAATATGATGATTTCATTGCGTGGCTCTCCTATTTATCCGACTGTCGCTTCTCCAACCACTCCTGGTCAGCAGTCATATCCAGGAGGGATTACAAATTGGTCAAGAGCATCTTTCATTCCTAGCCCCCGCTGGCAAGGTCCTTCAAGTTATGCACCTCTGATTTTACCCCAAGGGATGGTATCAGTTCCAGGGTGGAATGCTTACAGC GCATCAGTCTCTTCTTCAGAGAACCTGCAGCAGACAAATGGAAATAATCAAATCTATGGAACCTCAAACCAGAATGAATCGGTGACTGGAGGATCTCAAGCATCCTTTTCTCAATTTCGTTCTGGCTCTGTCCCTATAGGTTTTTATGCATTGCCGAGGGAGAATGTATTTCCTGAGAGACCTGGCCAGCCCGAATGCCAATTTTACATGAAGACCGGAGATTGTAAATTTGGAGCAGTTTGTAGGTTTCATCACCCACGAGAGAGAGTTCCTCCTGCCCCTGATTGTTTGTTGAGTCCAATAGGCCTTCCTTTACGTCCG GGAGAACCTTTATGCGATTTCTATTCTCGATATGGAATTTGCAAGTTTGGTCCAAGTTGCAAGTTTAACCATCCTATGGGAATTTTCACGTACAATTACTCCATATCATCTCCATCTGGTGCCCCTGTACACCATCTCTTGGGGTCTTCTTCAGGAACTTCTGGGTTAAACCTGTCGTCGGAGGGGCTTGTTGAATCAGGCTCTACAAAGCTCAGGCTAATTTCGCTTTCAGAGAATAGGCAATTGTCTTCTAGTGATGACAATATTGATACAGAGGGATAA